The DNA region GATGCAGACCCATGATCTCCATCAGCATCTGGTTGGAGTTGGCGGTGCCGTAGAAGGTGCAGGTGCCCGGGCCGTGATAGGACTGGGACTCGGACTCCAGCAGGGCGTCGCGGCCGACCTTGCCTTCTGCGTACAGCTGGCGGGTCTTGGCCTTTTCATCGTTGCTGATGCCGGAGGTCATCGGGCCGGCCGGGACGAAGATGGCCGGCAGGTGGCCGAAGGACAGTGCGCCGATCAGCAGGCCCGGGACGATCTTGTCGCACACGCCGAGGTACAGGGCGCCGTCAAACATCTGATGCGACAGGGCGACGGCGGTGCTCATGGCGATGACGTCGCGCGAGAACAGCGACAGCTCCATGCCCGGCTGACCCTGGGTCACGCCGTCGCACATGGCCGGCACGCCACCGGCAAACTGGGCGGTGGCGCCGGCCTTGAAGGCTTCTTCCTTGATCAGTGCGGGGTAGGTTTCGAGCGGTTGGTGTGCCGACAGCATGTCGTTGTAGGCAGAGACGATCGCCAGATTGGCACGGGCGACTTCCTTGATGCGCAGCTTGGTATCGCCAGGCATGGCGGCAAAAGCGTGTGCCAGGTTGGTACATGAGAGCTGGCTACGCTCGACTTTGCCCTGGTGGGTCGCGGCGCGAATCCGGTTCAGGTATGCCTGACGCTGAACGCGACTGCGCTGGATGATTCGCTCTGTGACCTCGACGAGGACGGGATGTTTCGTCATGTCTGGACTCCCGCATGGATGTGCAATGATGGTAATTTTACTACAATCAAAAATCAAGCTGATTCCCTTCCCGTCGGTGTGGCTTTTGCCTTCATTCCGGTGCTATCCGGCTGACAGGAAGGCTTTAATTAGATTGAATGGTGTTCAGCTTACTTGGAAAAAATGGCGCTTAACTTGATGCAAATCCAATCTGCGCAGAATTTTCTGGTGGTAATATAATTACATCTTAACCACTTGGGATGGATGTTGCTATGCGAAACGACGCTGCTCAAACCCCTGCATTTGATATGGTGCTGTTCGGTGGTACTGGCGACCTGGTGATGCGCAAGCTGTTGCCGTCGCTGTATCAGGCGCATGCTGCCGGTCTCCTTAATAAAGATGGCCGCATTCTGGGGCTGGGCCGCAAGGAGTGGACCCGCGAGGAATATCTGGCCTATGTGGAAGACCATTCGCGCAAGCATATCAAAGAGTGCTTCACTGAGGCAGATTGGCAACAGTTCTGCGACCGTATCGATTATCTGCGTGTCGATGCCGGTTTCCCGGAACACTTCCCGCCGCTGGCCGAAAAGCTGGGGCCGATGGTGCCGGGCCGCAGCGTGGTGTGCTACCTGTCCACCGCGCCCGAGTTCTTCACGCCGATCTGTGAAAACCTGGCCACGGTCGGCCTGAATCATCCCAATGTGCGCGTGGTGCTGGAGAAACCGCTCGGCCACGACCTGGAGTCGTCCAACGAGATCAATGATGCCGTTGCCAAGTATTTCGACGAGCACCAGCTGTATCGTATCGACCACTATCTGGGCAAGGAGTCGGTACAGAACCTGATGGCCATCCGTTTCGGCAACTCGCTGTTCGAACCGCTGTGGCGTCGCGAGTGGGTGCACAACGTGCAGATCACCATTTCCGAAGAACTGGGTGTCGAAGGTCGTGGCGGTTTCTACGACCATACCGGTGCACTGCGCGACATGGTGCAGAACCACTTGCTGCAACTGTTGTGCATCGTGGCCATGGAGCCGCCGGCCAGCATGGAAGGCAATGCCATTCGTGACGAAAAACTCAAGGTATTGAAGGCGCTGCGTCCGTTCGAAGTGCAGGACGTCGCCACCAAGACCGTCCGCGGTCAGTACAAGGCGGGTGCCATCGTCGGTGGCGCCGTGCCGGGTTACCTGGAAGAGCAGGGCATTCCGCCGACCTCGACCACCGAAACCTTCGTGGCGCTCAAGGCCGAAATCGACAACTGGCGCTGGGCCGGTGTGCCGTTCTTCCTGCGTACCGGCAAGCGCATGCCGGAACGGGTGGCGGAAATCGTCATCAACTTCCGTGACGTCCCGTGCCATCTGTTCCCGAGCCCGGTCGGCCAGACTGCCAACCGTCTGGTGATCCGCCTGCAGCCGGATGAAAGCATCCGCCTCTACTTCCTGGCCAAGGAACCGGGCGACACCATGAACCTGCAGCCGGCCTACCTGAATCTGGACTTCAACGCCATGTTCAAGGTGCGTCGTGCCGATGCTTACGAGCGTCTGCTGCTGGACGTGATCCGTGGCCGTCTCGGCCTGTTCATGCGCAGCGACGAGCTGGTGGCCGCCTGGCGCTGGGTCGAGCCGATCATGCATGCCTGGGAACACTCCACCACGCCGCCCAAGCAGTACACCGCCGGAACCTGGGGGCCTGCGGCCTCGTCGGCCCTGCTGTCGCGTGACGGCATCGCCTGGCACGAAGAAAGCTGATTGATCTGCGATCCGGCGCGCTGCAGGCTGGCCGCCGGATCCTGGCTTGAATGAGTTGGGGAAACTCTGACGGCGTCCGCCTCCCTGACGGACGCCGCTTTTTAATGCACATGGAAATACAGCACGCACGGAGAACCACACTATGAAGTGGCTGGAATTTGAATCACCCGGGGCGCAGGCCGATGCCCTGGCGGCGGCGATTGCCGCCGATCTGAAGCAGACCATTGAAACCAATGGGCGAGCGGTGCTGGCAGTGTCCGGCGGCCGGTCGCCCATTGCGCTTTTCGAGCGTCTGGCGATGGCGGATCTGCCCTGGCAGCGTGTCACCATCACTCTGGTGGACGAGCGCATGGTGCCGGCCGACCACGCCGACAGCAATGCCCGGCTGGTCCGCGAGCATCTGCTGACCGGCAAGGCGGCAGCCGCCAGCTTCCTGCCGCTGGCGCCGTATCCCGAGGATGAGGCGCGCTCGATTGCCGAGGCCTGCCAGGCCTTCACCTGGCCGACGGTGGCGGTGCTGGGCATGGGCGATGACGGTCATACCGCCTCGCTGTTCCCGGAGGCGGCCGAGCTGGACGCGGGCCTTGATCTGGGCCAAGCACAGGCCATTATCGGTGTGACGCCGCCTGTTGCGCCTCATCGACGCCTGAGCATGACGCGCAAGGCGCTGTTAAAATCCGACAAGTTGTATTTGTCGATACAGGGGAACGGCAAGCGTGAGGTCTTCGAACGTGCGCGTCAGGCGGAAGATCGCCGCTGGCCGGTCAGCTATTTCTTGCAACAGGACGAGACACCACTTGATGTCTACTGGGCACCCTAGCCTGTTCCCGCGTCTTCTCGCCGACGTGGGCGGTACCCATGCGCGTTTTGCGCTGGAAACCGCTCCGGGCGTGATTGAAGAGGTGGATGTTCGCGCCAGTGCGTCGTTTCCGACGCTGCTGGATGCCGTGCGCGATTACCTCGGGCAGACCGGTGCCCGACGGGTCGCGCATGCCGCGATCGGTATTGCCACCGCCGTGACCGGTGATCTGGTGCGCATGACCAACCACGACTGGACTTTTTCCATCGCGGGGATGCGGCGCGACCTGTCGCTGGATTCACTGGTGGTGCTCAACGACTTCACGGCACTGGCCTGGTCGTTGCCGTTTCTGCCGGCTGCCGAGCTGCAGCAGGTGGGGGACGGAAAGGCCGAGCCCGGGTGCGCCATGGCCTTGATTGGCCCGGGCACCGGGCTGGGCGTGTCAGGCCTGATTCCGGGGCCGCTGGGACCGATACCGCTTTCGGGGGAGGGCGGTCATGTCGGTTTCGCACCGGAGGATGAAGAGGAGGTCGAGCTGTGGCGTTTTGCCCGTGCCCGCTACGGGCATGTCTCGACCGAGCGCTTCCTCTCCGGCCCGGGGCTGGCGCTGATTCATGAAGCGCGCCTGGCGATGCAGGGTCTGGCCCATGACGGTTTGTCGGCTGCCGACATCACGCGTCATGCGCTGGGCGGCCAGTCGCCGCAGTGTCAGGCCAGTCTGGACCGCTTCTGCGCCATGCTGGGCAGTGCGGCCGGTGCACTGGCGCTGACGCTGGGGGCGCGCGGTGGTGTGTTTATCGGCGGTGGCATTGTGCCACGACTGGGGGCGGCCTTCGGGCAATCGCCTTTCCGGCGCCGTTTCGAGCAGGCGGGTCGTTTTTCCGGCTATCTGGCCGCAATGCCGACCTATGTCATTCACAGTCAGTATCCCGGCCTGATCGGCGCACAAGCCGCGCTGGCCGCCCACTTACGGGAATCCCATCATGCTTGAGCGAATTCGCGCTCAGCTGCCGGATTTGTCTGCAGCCGAAAGAAAAGTCGCCGAACTGGCGCTCGCACAGCCCTATACCGTGATGCAGGCCGCCGTGGCCGACATCGCCTCCAGTGCCGGTGTCAGCCAGCCGACGGTCATCCGCTTCTGTCGCTCAATGGGCTGCGCCGGCCTGCCGGATTTCAAGCTCAAGCTGGCCGGCAGCCTGGTGACCGGGGTGCCTTATGTGCACTCCAGTGTCCGTCCCGAGGACCCGACCTCCGAAGTCGCGGCCAAGGTGTTCGACAATACGGTGACGGCGCTGATCAAGTGTCGCAACGAGGTCAACCCGGCCTCCGTCGAACAGGCGGTGGATTTGCTGTCGCATGCACGCCGCATCGAGTTCTATGGGCTGGGTAACTCCGGCATTATCGCGGCCGATGCGCAGCACAAGTTCTTCCGCTTTGGCATTCCTACCGTGGCCTACGCCGATACCCACATCCAGACCATGGCTGCGTCGGTGCTGACCGAGGGCGATGTGATGGTGGCGATCTCCAACTCGGGACGTACGGTGGAACTGCTGGGTGCGGTGGAGGTGGCGCTGAATGCCGGTGCCAGCGTGGTGGCCATCACGGCCAGCGCGTCGCCGCTGGCGCGCATGGCGACGGTGACCCTGGCAGCAGATACCCGTGAAGATACTGAAACCTTCAGTCCGATGATCTCCCGGATCGTGCATCTGGTGCTGGTCGACATTCTCGCTGTCGGCGTGGCCCTGCGTCAGGGTCCGGCGTTGATCGCGCAGCTGGAGAAATCCAAACAGAGCCTG from Paludibacterium sp. B53371 includes:
- a CDS encoding glucokinase codes for the protein MSTGHPSLFPRLLADVGGTHARFALETAPGVIEEVDVRASASFPTLLDAVRDYLGQTGARRVAHAAIGIATAVTGDLVRMTNHDWTFSIAGMRRDLSLDSLVVLNDFTALAWSLPFLPAAELQQVGDGKAEPGCAMALIGPGTGLGVSGLIPGPLGPIPLSGEGGHVGFAPEDEEEVELWRFARARYGHVSTERFLSGPGLALIHEARLAMQGLAHDGLSAADITRHALGGQSPQCQASLDRFCAMLGSAAGALALTLGARGGVFIGGGIVPRLGAAFGQSPFRRRFEQAGRFSGYLAAMPTYVIHSQYPGLIGAQAALAAHLRESHHA
- the zwf gene encoding glucose-6-phosphate dehydrogenase, with amino-acid sequence MRNDAAQTPAFDMVLFGGTGDLVMRKLLPSLYQAHAAGLLNKDGRILGLGRKEWTREEYLAYVEDHSRKHIKECFTEADWQQFCDRIDYLRVDAGFPEHFPPLAEKLGPMVPGRSVVCYLSTAPEFFTPICENLATVGLNHPNVRVVLEKPLGHDLESSNEINDAVAKYFDEHQLYRIDHYLGKESVQNLMAIRFGNSLFEPLWRREWVHNVQITISEELGVEGRGGFYDHTGALRDMVQNHLLQLLCIVAMEPPASMEGNAIRDEKLKVLKALRPFEVQDVATKTVRGQYKAGAIVGGAVPGYLEEQGIPPTSTTETFVALKAEIDNWRWAGVPFFLRTGKRMPERVAEIVINFRDVPCHLFPSPVGQTANRLVIRLQPDESIRLYFLAKEPGDTMNLQPAYLNLDFNAMFKVRRADAYERLLLDVIRGRLGLFMRSDELVAAWRWVEPIMHAWEHSTTPPKQYTAGTWGPAASSALLSRDGIAWHEES
- the hexR gene encoding transcriptional regulator HexR, with translation MLERIRAQLPDLSAAERKVAELALAQPYTVMQAAVADIASSAGVSQPTVIRFCRSMGCAGLPDFKLKLAGSLVTGVPYVHSSVRPEDPTSEVAAKVFDNTVTALIKCRNEVNPASVEQAVDLLSHARRIEFYGLGNSGIIAADAQHKFFRFGIPTVAYADTHIQTMAASVLTEGDVMVAISNSGRTVELLGAVEVALNAGASVVAITASASPLARMATVTLAADTREDTETFSPMISRIVHLVLVDILAVGVALRQGPALIAQLEKSKQSLRGKRLRMQEQEEK
- the pgl gene encoding 6-phosphogluconolactonase; amino-acid sequence: MKWLEFESPGAQADALAAAIAADLKQTIETNGRAVLAVSGGRSPIALFERLAMADLPWQRVTITLVDERMVPADHADSNARLVREHLLTGKAAAASFLPLAPYPEDEARSIAEACQAFTWPTVAVLGMGDDGHTASLFPEAAELDAGLDLGQAQAIIGVTPPVAPHRRLSMTRKALLKSDKLYLSIQGNGKREVFERARQAEDRRWPVSYFLQQDETPLDVYWAP